The following are from one region of the Streptomyces decoyicus genome:
- a CDS encoding SDR family oxidoreductase, with the protein MTATAKISLITGANKGIGFQAARRLGAQGAVVLLGTRDPARGEAAAKALREEGSDAHAVHLDVTDAATIAAAARHIDERYGRLDILINNAGINVEWPAGAPSEVSRDALWATLETNVFGLVEVTNALLPLIRRSAAGRIVNVSSEMGMPAWLAGSEMPAMTAYSVSKAAVNMLTVLYANELRGTAVKINACSPGFVATDINRGVGERTAEEGAEIEVRLATLAADGPTGRFLNDGGPVEW; encoded by the coding sequence CCAACAAGGGCATCGGATTCCAGGCCGCCCGGCGGCTGGGCGCCCAGGGCGCGGTCGTCCTGCTCGGCACCCGTGATCCGGCGCGCGGCGAGGCCGCCGCGAAGGCGCTGCGCGAGGAGGGCTCCGACGCGCACGCGGTGCATCTGGACGTCACGGACGCGGCCACCATCGCCGCGGCCGCACGGCACATCGACGAGCGGTACGGACGGCTGGACATCCTCATCAACAACGCCGGGATCAACGTCGAATGGCCGGCCGGCGCGCCGAGCGAGGTCTCCCGCGATGCCCTGTGGGCGACCCTGGAGACGAATGTGTTCGGACTGGTCGAGGTCACCAACGCGCTGCTGCCGCTCATCCGGCGCTCGGCGGCGGGCCGGATCGTCAACGTCTCCAGCGAGATGGGAATGCCCGCCTGGCTGGCCGGGTCCGAGATGCCGGCGATGACCGCGTACAGCGTGTCGAAGGCGGCGGTGAACATGCTGACCGTGCTCTACGCGAACGAACTGCGGGGCACGGCTGTCAAGATCAACGCCTGCTCGCCCGGCTTCGTCGCCACCGACATCAACCGGGGCGTCGGAGAGCGGACGGCCGAAGAGGGCGCCGAGATCGAGGTCCGGCTCGCCACCCTCGCGGCGGACGGGCCGACCGGCCGGTTCCTCAACGACGGCGGTCCCGTGGAGTGGTGA